From Virgibacillus natechei, the proteins below share one genomic window:
- a CDS encoding polysaccharide deacetylase family protein, with the protein MKRSLFYITIALLFVLSACSGNDEPAGGEADSASPNEQKNSEEQVENDNQENNTEEDVEETEEVVESEEAAAETEEPEYEVSENWSVVPIDDASNEEVVLLTIDDAPDEYGLEMAKTLDQLEANAIFFVNGHFLDTPEKEEMLREIDDMGFAIGNHTYSHVTLPEETEEVQKEEIVDLSDRVEEIIGKRPEFFRAPHGANTEYSTQIAEDEGMTVMNWSYGYDWEQDYMDSNALAEIMVQTELLSNGSNLLMHDREWTAEALEDIVDGLRDEGYEIIDPDLIQKPE; encoded by the coding sequence ATGAAAAGAAGCCTATTTTATATTACCATTGCACTATTATTTGTTTTGTCAGCATGCAGCGGAAACGATGAACCTGCTGGTGGTGAAGCAGATTCAGCCAGCCCGAACGAACAGAAAAATAGCGAAGAGCAGGTAGAGAACGACAATCAGGAAAATAACACGGAAGAGGATGTGGAAGAAACAGAGGAAGTTGTCGAAAGTGAAGAGGCTGCAGCTGAAACAGAGGAGCCTGAATATGAAGTTTCAGAGAACTGGTCGGTCGTACCAATTGACGATGCATCAAATGAAGAAGTAGTGCTGCTGACGATAGATGACGCACCAGATGAATATGGGCTGGAAATGGCTAAAACGCTAGACCAGCTGGAAGCAAATGCGATCTTTTTTGTAAACGGTCATTTTTTGGATACACCCGAAAAGGAAGAGATGCTTAGAGAAATTGATGACATGGGGTTTGCGATTGGAAACCATACCTATAGCCATGTTACATTACCCGAAGAAACGGAAGAGGTACAAAAAGAGGAGATTGTCGATTTAAGTGATCGTGTAGAAGAGATTATAGGAAAACGTCCAGAATTCTTCCGCGCCCCGCATGGCGCAAATACGGAATACTCAACTCAGATTGCGGAAGATGAGGGAATGACTGTGATGAACTGGTCATACGGTTATGATTGGGAGCAGGATTACATGGATAGCAACGCACTTGCAGAGATAATGGTCCAGACAGAGCTCTTAAGTAATGGCTCTAATTTATTAATGCATGATCGAGAATGGACAGCAGAAGCTCTAGAGGATATTGTCGATGGATTACGTGATGAAGGTTATGAGATTATAGATCCAGATTTGATTCAAAAGCCAGAGTAA
- a CDS encoding GapA-binding peptide SR1P, with translation MGTIICQDCQKVIETYAEEKVTTLYGTCPSCNKN, from the coding sequence ATGGGAACGATTATTTGCCAGGATTGTCAAAAGGTTATAGAGACTTATGCGGAAGAAAAAGTAACTACGTTGTATGGAACATGTCCTAGTTGCAATAAAAACTAG
- a CDS encoding NAD(P)H-dependent flavin oxidoreductase produces the protein MMRTKVTTLLDIDYPIIQGGLAYLAYADLAAAVSNAGGLGQITAMSLSSAEELRGEIRRLKTMTRKPFGVNFAIGQHGRPFEHMVEIAIEEKVPVISVTGGNPKGVLDMVEGHEIKKLVLVAARRQAEKAEELGADAVMVVGQEGGGHLGRSDTGTLVLTPQVVDHVSIPVIASGGIVDGRGMMAAFALGAEGIEMGTRFITTKECVDAHVSYKQAILDADENATVVIKRSIGMPARALENPWTEQILNIEKREQGYDSLKDYISGEANKHYIYDGDESKGFGWAGQGAARIKDIPTVSQLMESIIEEAEIVRKNWSQI, from the coding sequence ATGATGAGGACAAAGGTGACAACGTTGTTAGACATAGATTATCCGATCATCCAGGGTGGTCTCGCTTACCTAGCTTATGCAGATTTAGCTGCTGCTGTATCAAATGCAGGTGGCCTTGGACAAATTACTGCAATGAGCCTTTCAAGCGCTGAGGAATTACGAGGCGAAATACGGCGACTTAAGACGATGACTAGGAAACCATTTGGGGTTAATTTTGCAATTGGTCAACATGGCCGGCCTTTTGAACATATGGTAGAGATAGCCATAGAAGAAAAAGTTCCAGTTATATCGGTTACAGGCGGAAACCCTAAAGGTGTTCTAGATATGGTGGAAGGACATGAAATTAAGAAACTTGTTCTGGTTGCTGCACGGAGACAAGCAGAGAAAGCCGAAGAATTAGGGGCCGATGCGGTTATGGTAGTGGGACAAGAAGGTGGGGGACATTTGGGGCGTAGTGACACTGGGACACTCGTTTTAACACCTCAAGTAGTAGATCATGTCTCCATTCCAGTAATTGCTTCTGGTGGTATTGTAGATGGAAGGGGCATGATGGCGGCATTCGCACTCGGTGCTGAAGGGATTGAAATGGGTACAAGATTTATTACCACGAAAGAATGTGTTGACGCACATGTCAGCTATAAACAAGCAATACTTGATGCGGATGAAAATGCTACAGTGGTTATTAAACGTTCCATTGGAATGCCAGCGAGAGCACTTGAAAATCCATGGACAGAACAAATTTTGAATATAGAAAAACGCGAGCAAGGCTATGACTCATTGAAAGATTACATAAGTGGTGAGGCAAATAAACATTACATTTATGACGGTGATGAATCAAAAGGGTTTGGTTGGGCTGGTCAAGGAGCAGCAAGAATTAAGGACATCCCAACTGTTAGTCAATTAATGGAATCCATTATCGAGGAAGCAGAAATAGTGAGGAAAAATTGGTCCCAGATATGA
- a CDS encoding UPF0223 family protein, whose amino-acid sequence MNYQYPFDETWTKEEIIDAVHFFSLVEQAYEQHVKREELLSTYNRFKEFVPSKSEEKTLFNEFETASGYSSYHVVKKAKESSEFNVTMKGNPQ is encoded by the coding sequence ATGAATTATCAGTATCCATTTGATGAAACCTGGACAAAGGAAGAAATCATTGACGCAGTTCACTTTTTCAGTTTAGTTGAACAAGCATATGAACAGCATGTGAAACGTGAAGAACTATTGTCCACCTATAATAGATTTAAGGAATTTGTACCTTCTAAAAGCGAAGAAAAAACACTGTTTAATGAGTTTGAAACAGCATCAGGCTATTCAAGTTACCATGTTGTAAAAAAAGCGAAGGAATCAAGTGAATTTAACGTAACAATGAAAGGCAACCCCCAATAA
- a CDS encoding YktB family protein: MTFEGFTKNDFAAFSIDGLDARMEAIQTRIQPKFKEIGSYLVDYLSAELGNEVYLHIAKHARRTVNPPNDTWLAIADNKRGYKKHPHFQVGLFDDHLFIWLAFIYELDHKRQIAEAFVDSFEEIKQLPNNYVVSMDHMKKDAIKIENLDIKHVERFRDVKKAEFLIGQQLPVDDLRVVDGDKFLEMAKDTYKKLLPFYQKAMKEK; the protein is encoded by the coding sequence GTGACATTTGAAGGTTTTACCAAAAATGATTTTGCTGCTTTTTCAATAGACGGTCTAGATGCACGAATGGAAGCAATTCAAACACGTATCCAGCCAAAGTTTAAGGAAATAGGAAGTTATTTAGTTGATTATTTATCTGCTGAGTTAGGTAACGAAGTTTATTTACATATCGCAAAACATGCCAGACGGACCGTTAATCCTCCAAATGATACATGGCTTGCTATTGCCGATAATAAAAGAGGTTACAAAAAACACCCACACTTTCAAGTTGGTCTATTTGATGACCACCTTTTTATATGGTTAGCTTTCATTTACGAATTAGATCATAAACGACAAATAGCAGAAGCCTTTGTGGACAGCTTCGAGGAAATTAAACAGCTTCCTAATAATTATGTCGTTTCAATGGATCATATGAAGAAAGATGCAATAAAGATTGAAAACTTAGATATCAAACATGTTGAGCGTTTTCGTGATGTAAAAAAAGCGGAGTTTCTTATCGGGCAGCAATTACCTGTTGATGATCTGCGTGTGGTCGACGGGGACAAATTTCTAGAAATGGCTAAAGATACCTATAAGAAATTATTACCTTTTTATCAAAAAGCAATGAAGGAAAAATAG
- a CDS encoding inositol monophosphatase family protein produces the protein MNTEIREEIFKQAKKWVLEAGETIRTKINEPYEIDVKSNANDLVTTLDKDTEFFFATNIKSVYPDHHLLSEEGYGEDLTTLDGTVWIIDPIDGTMNFVHQKKHFAISIGIYQDGIGEIGLIYDVMADVLYHAKKNEGAYKNNAKLAPLNQNLKFEEVIFGLNHFWLCENRLVDEHSMQKFVKKIRGARTYGSAALELAYVAEGIMDGYLSMSLSAWDVAAGIVIVNEVGGITSNIDGEQINMLKKNSILTCNAAIQRNIIDNYLIKKRK, from the coding sequence ATGAATACTGAAATTCGCGAGGAAATTTTTAAACAGGCAAAAAAATGGGTATTAGAAGCTGGGGAAACGATACGTACTAAAATAAATGAACCTTATGAAATTGATGTAAAATCAAATGCGAATGATCTTGTCACAACGTTGGATAAAGATACGGAGTTTTTTTTCGCTACGAATATTAAATCCGTTTACCCTGATCATCATCTATTAAGTGAAGAAGGATACGGGGAGGATTTAACAACATTAGATGGCACTGTTTGGATAATTGATCCAATAGACGGAACGATGAATTTTGTGCATCAGAAAAAGCATTTTGCCATATCTATCGGTATATATCAGGATGGAATTGGTGAAATTGGGCTCATTTATGATGTCATGGCAGATGTGTTATATCACGCAAAAAAAAATGAAGGAGCATATAAAAATAATGCGAAATTAGCACCTCTAAATCAGAACCTTAAATTTGAAGAAGTTATATTTGGTCTTAATCACTTTTGGTTATGTGAAAATCGTTTGGTAGATGAACATTCGATGCAAAAATTTGTGAAGAAAATTCGAGGGGCCAGAACGTATGGTTCAGCTGCACTTGAGCTTGCATATGTAGCAGAAGGTATTATGGATGGTTATTTATCAATGAGTCTCTCCGCTTGGGATGTGGCGGCAGGTATTGTAATTGTAAATGAAGTAGGCGGCATAACGAGTAATATAGATGGAGAACAAATAAATATGCTTAAAAAGAATTCTATCCTAACTTGTAATGCTGCTATTCAAAGAAATATTATAGACAATTATTTGATCAAAAAAAGGAAGTGA
- a CDS encoding DUF5325 family protein — MKNINFPMLLLALLVISLFASVGVAIAFRSVLFIILFMLLGFLVMGYGITLKRKRK, encoded by the coding sequence ATGAAAAATATTAATTTCCCCATGCTTTTACTAGCTTTGTTAGTAATATCCTTATTTGCAAGTGTAGGAGTTGCAATTGCATTTCGCAGTGTACTTTTTATTATACTTTTTATGCTATTGGGATTCCTCGTTATGGGATATGGTATTACATTGAAGCGAAAAAGGAAATGA
- a CDS encoding YlaH-like family protein: MEGNFSLIFDIIYDFSPENLYFIFFVLNYIFAAISYKLGFARKISPLKSIFVYIMLAIGVYIISIFSILQYPITESLIVVALVMGIYRFRLYRERANSN; encoded by the coding sequence ATGGAAGGCAATTTTAGTTTGATTTTTGATATTATATATGATTTCAGCCCAGAGAACCTTTACTTTATTTTTTTTGTACTTAATTATATATTTGCAGCAATCTCATATAAATTAGGATTTGCAAGAAAAATATCACCTTTGAAATCCATATTTGTATACATCATGCTTGCTATAGGTGTATATATAATCTCGATATTCAGTATCCTACAATACCCAATTACAGAAAGCTTAATTGTGGTTGCTCTCGTGATGGGGATTTATCGATTTAGATTGTATAGAGAAAGAGCGAACAGCAATTAA
- a CDS encoding YlaI family protein — MQVKCAICDHVEELEDYSLEAKKLRNRRIHMYTCSPCYERIEYKTNQRHATGNFQLYRKKKQKNDLIS; from the coding sequence ATGCAGGTAAAATGTGCTATATGTGATCATGTAGAAGAATTAGAAGATTACTCCTTGGAGGCAAAAAAATTAAGAAACCGCAGAATTCATATGTATACATGCAGTCCTTGCTACGAACGGATTGAGTATAAAACAAACCAACGGCATGCAACAGGTAATTTTCAACTATATAGAAAAAAGAAACAGAAGAATGATTTGATATCATAA
- a CDS encoding YlaN family protein, producing MLEATINHREKAHALLKADADKILRLIEVQIENLTMPQCPVYEDVLDTQMYGFSREVDFAVRLDLISEADGKALLENLEMKLNILHEATQKSV from the coding sequence ATGCTTGAGGCTACTATAAATCACCGTGAGAAAGCCCACGCCCTTCTTAAGGCTGATGCTGACAAAATTTTGCGCCTAATAGAAGTTCAAATTGAGAATTTGACAATGCCACAATGTCCAGTGTATGAAGATGTTCTTGATACACAAATGTATGGGTTCTCCAGAGAAGTTGACTTCGCTGTGCGTTTAGATTTAATTAGTGAAGCGGACGGTAAAGCATTACTCGAAAACCTAGAGATGAAGCTTAATATACTACATGAAGCAACGCAAAAATCTGTGTAA
- the pyc gene encoding pyruvate carboxylase translates to MARKINKVLVANRGEIAIRVFRACTELNIRTVAIYSQEDSGSYHRYKADESYLIGEEKKPIDAYLDIEGIIKLAKSVDVDAIHPGYGFLSENIDFAKRCEEEGITFIGPTSEHLNMFGDKVKAREQAVNAGLPVIPGSDGPVTSVAEVESFGREHGYPIIIKASLGGGGRGMRIIRTEQGLSEAYDRAKSEAKAAFGNDEIYVEKLIENPKHIEVQIIGDEHGNIVHLYERDCSVQRRHQKVVEVAPSLSLTDDLRLEICNTAVDLMKNINYLNAGTVEFLVTDDDYYFIEVNPRVQVEHTITEMVTGVDIVQTQLKVAEGLDIHDQSIGIGKQDEITVNGYAIQSRVTTEDPINNFMPDTGRIMAYRTGGGFGVRLDAGDGFQGAEISPHYDSLLVKVSTWALTFDQAAQKMVRNLKEFRIRGIKTNIPFLENVIQHEKFLSAQYNTTFIDETPELFVFPKRKDRGTKMLAYIGHTTVNGMEGMDKKEKPDFSTLKVPETDILTEVPDGSKQILNERGPEGLAKWLKEQKEVMLTDTTFRDAHQSLLATRVRTKDLDRIAEPTSRLLPNLFSVEMWGGATFDVAYRFLKEDPWERLIKLREKMPNVLLQMLLRSSNAVGYKNYPDNLIKEFVEKSASAGIDVFRIFDSLNWIEGMKLTIDSVRENNKIAEASMCYTGDILDTGRSKYDLSYYINMAKELEQSGAHILGIKDMAGLLKPEAAYQLISTLKETIDLPVHLHTHDTSGNGIHMYARAIDAGVDAVDVAASPMAGLTSQPSAQTLFHALEGVERQPKINVDAYEELSHYWEGIRDYYKDFESGMKAPHTEIYLHEMPGGQYSNLKQQAKAVGLEDRWNEVKLMFRQVNDMFGDIVKVTPSSKVIGDMTLFMVQNNLTENDVYERGESIDFPDSVIEFAQGYIGQPYQGFPKELQRIILKGKEAIKVRPGELLDPIDFTQSKESLFKSLDRQVTSFDLISHALYPKVFMDHHRFYETYGDMSVLDTPTFFYGMKLGEEIKVEIEQGKTLIVKLVSISEARADATRVVYFELNGQAREVVVKDMSIESQVATKAKAEKDNDKHIGATMPGVVVEVIRNKGDKVTKGDYLLITEAMKMETTIQAPFSGVIKDIHLKNGDPIEVDDLLVEFE, encoded by the coding sequence ATGGCTAGAAAAATAAATAAGGTATTAGTCGCTAATAGAGGGGAGATTGCTATTCGGGTATTCCGGGCATGTACAGAGCTCAATATTCGTACCGTAGCAATATATTCACAAGAGGATTCAGGATCTTATCATCGCTATAAGGCAGATGAATCCTATTTGATTGGTGAAGAAAAAAAACCGATTGATGCTTATTTGGATATAGAAGGTATTATTAAACTTGCCAAAAGTGTAGATGTCGACGCTATTCATCCAGGTTATGGATTTTTATCGGAAAATATTGATTTTGCTAAACGCTGCGAAGAAGAAGGTATCACCTTTATTGGTCCTACTAGTGAGCACTTGAACATGTTTGGGGATAAAGTGAAGGCTAGAGAACAAGCGGTTAATGCTGGATTGCCAGTAATACCAGGATCTGACGGACCAGTTACCTCTGTAGCAGAGGTAGAGTCCTTTGGTAGGGAACATGGATATCCGATTATCATTAAGGCTTCCCTTGGCGGCGGTGGTCGTGGAATGCGGATCATTCGTACTGAACAGGGGTTATCCGAAGCCTATGATCGTGCAAAATCAGAAGCAAAAGCAGCTTTTGGAAATGATGAAATTTACGTTGAGAAGTTAATTGAAAATCCGAAGCATATAGAAGTACAAATTATTGGTGATGAACATGGAAATATTGTTCACCTTTATGAAAGGGATTGCTCTGTACAACGGAGGCATCAAAAAGTGGTAGAAGTTGCACCAAGTCTATCATTAACTGATGATCTTCGGTTGGAAATTTGTAATACCGCTGTTGATTTAATGAAAAATATTAACTACCTAAATGCGGGGACCGTTGAATTTTTAGTAACAGATGATGATTATTATTTTATTGAAGTAAACCCACGTGTACAGGTGGAGCATACAATAACAGAGATGGTTACCGGAGTGGATATTGTACAGACACAACTTAAAGTCGCTGAAGGTCTAGATATCCATGATCAATCAATCGGTATTGGAAAACAGGACGAAATTACAGTTAATGGTTATGCCATTCAGTCACGTGTAACAACAGAAGATCCGATAAATAATTTCATGCCAGATACCGGAAGAATAATGGCCTATCGAACAGGCGGCGGATTTGGGGTTCGTTTAGACGCTGGAGATGGATTTCAAGGTGCAGAAATTTCGCCGCATTATGACTCTTTGCTTGTTAAGGTGTCGACATGGGCACTAACATTTGATCAGGCAGCACAAAAAATGGTTCGTAATTTGAAGGAATTCAGAATACGAGGGATTAAAACCAATATTCCATTTTTGGAAAACGTTATTCAGCATGAGAAATTTTTATCTGCACAATACAATACAACGTTCATTGATGAAACTCCAGAGTTGTTTGTATTTCCAAAGCGTAAAGACCGTGGAACAAAAATGCTTGCATACATAGGTCATACAACGGTAAATGGGATGGAAGGAATGGATAAAAAAGAAAAACCTGACTTTTCAACTTTAAAGGTACCTGAAACGGATATTTTAACAGAAGTACCAGATGGTTCGAAGCAAATTTTAAATGAAAGAGGTCCTGAAGGTTTAGCAAAATGGCTCAAGGAACAAAAAGAAGTGATGCTCACAGACACAACCTTTCGAGATGCACATCAATCACTACTTGCCACTAGAGTGAGAACGAAGGACTTAGATAGAATAGCTGAACCGACTTCCCGTTTATTACCAAATCTTTTCTCTGTTGAAATGTGGGGAGGAGCGACGTTTGATGTGGCGTATCGTTTCCTAAAAGAAGATCCATGGGAAAGGCTTATTAAACTGCGTGAGAAAATGCCGAATGTGCTTCTGCAAATGTTATTACGTTCAAGTAATGCAGTAGGGTATAAAAATTATCCAGATAATTTAATTAAAGAATTTGTGGAGAAGAGTGCGAGCGCAGGAATAGATGTCTTCCGTATATTTGATAGTTTAAATTGGATAGAAGGAATGAAGCTAACCATTGATTCTGTTCGAGAAAATAATAAAATTGCTGAAGCCTCCATGTGTTATACAGGTGATATTTTAGATACTGGTCGTTCGAAATACGATTTGTCCTATTATATAAACATGGCAAAAGAGCTCGAACAATCTGGTGCGCATATATTGGGTATTAAAGATATGGCAGGGCTTTTAAAACCTGAGGCAGCATATCAATTAATATCTACGTTAAAAGAAACAATAGACTTACCGGTTCATCTACACACGCATGATACAAGTGGAAATGGTATTCATATGTACGCACGTGCCATTGATGCAGGTGTAGACGCAGTCGATGTGGCTGCTAGTCCAATGGCAGGTCTAACATCTCAGCCTAGTGCTCAAACACTATTTCATGCGCTTGAAGGTGTGGAGCGACAGCCTAAAATAAATGTGGATGCTTATGAAGAACTATCCCATTACTGGGAAGGTATTAGAGATTATTATAAGGATTTTGAAAGTGGTATGAAAGCACCGCATACTGAAATATATTTACATGAGATGCCTGGTGGTCAATATAGTAATCTTAAACAACAAGCAAAAGCAGTTGGCCTAGAAGATCGTTGGAATGAAGTGAAATTGATGTTCCGTCAAGTTAATGATATGTTCGGAGACATTGTTAAAGTTACGCCGTCTTCCAAAGTGATTGGTGATATGACTTTATTCATGGTTCAAAATAATTTAACAGAAAATGATGTTTATGAACGCGGGGAATCGATTGATTTTCCTGATTCTGTCATAGAGTTTGCTCAAGGTTATATTGGACAACCGTATCAAGGATTTCCAAAAGAGTTGCAACGAATCATTCTTAAAGGAAAAGAAGCAATTAAAGTAAGACCAGGTGAACTGCTTGATCCGATTGACTTTACGCAATCAAAAGAATCCTTATTCAAATCACTTGATCGCCAAGTCACCAGTTTTGATCTGATATCTCATGCATTGTATCCAAAAGTGTTCATGGATCACCACAGATTTTACGAGACATATGGCGATATGTCCGTTCTAGATACCCCGACTTTTTTCTATGGAATGAAATTGGGTGAGGAGATTAAAGTTGAAATTGAACAGGGGAAAACATTAATTGTGAAATTGGTATCTATATCGGAGGCAAGGGCTGATGCAACTCGTGTTGTTTATTTTGAACTGAACGGTCAAGCACGTGAAGTAGTCGTTAAGGATATGAGTATAGAATCACAAGTAGCAACAAAAGCAAAAGCCGAGAAAGACAATGATAAGCATATAGGTGCTACGATGCCTGGTGTGGTTGTAGAAGTAATACGTAACAAAGGAGACAAGGTAACCAAAGGAGACTATTTATTAATAACAGAAGCCATGAAAATGGAAACAACCATACAAGCTCCTTTCTCAGGTGTCATTAAAGATATTCACTTAAAGAACGGAGATCCTATAGAAGTTGATGATTTGCTCGTAGAGTTTGAATAA
- a CDS encoding COX15/CtaA family protein, which produces MIKILKWLSVVSTIGMAFILMGGALVTKTDSQDGCGDSWPLCEGQFLPTVISPELVIELSHRLVTGIVGFTVLALAILAWKYIGHVREVKFLAFISVFFLVLQALIGAAAVMWSQSDFVLAAHFGISLISFASVFLLMLLVFEIDKKFDTKSLFIQKKHRLEIYAITIFTMFVVYTGALVRHTEANLVCGDWPFCSNAAPLAFADYSLEQWIQMGHRLAAAILFIWTIILFVKMMKNYRHHRVMYWSWIISLGLIFSQVFFGAMIIFTLLNLGIALLHAFVISCFFAMLSYFILLATRSAKDEKENRNTENDTSSFNN; this is translated from the coding sequence ATGATTAAAATTTTAAAATGGTTATCAGTTGTTTCGACCATTGGGATGGCATTTATCTTAATGGGCGGAGCGCTTGTTACGAAAACAGATTCTCAAGATGGCTGTGGAGATAGTTGGCCGTTATGTGAAGGACAGTTTTTACCAACAGTCATTTCTCCTGAACTCGTAATTGAATTAAGTCACAGATTGGTAACAGGAATTGTCGGCTTTACTGTCTTAGCTTTAGCTATTCTCGCATGGAAATACATAGGTCATGTTCGGGAAGTGAAATTTCTAGCATTTATATCTGTATTCTTTTTGGTTTTACAGGCTTTAATCGGAGCCGCAGCAGTAATGTGGAGTCAATCAGATTTTGTTCTCGCTGCACATTTTGGTATTTCTCTAATTTCGTTTGCATCCGTATTTCTACTCATGCTTCTCGTATTTGAAATCGACAAGAAATTTGATACGAAATCTTTATTTATCCAAAAGAAGCATCGTCTCGAAATTTATGCCATTACGATATTTACAATGTTTGTCGTTTATACTGGCGCATTAGTACGACACACGGAAGCCAATTTAGTTTGTGGAGACTGGCCTTTCTGCTCTAATGCTGCACCACTAGCGTTTGCTGATTATAGCCTTGAACAATGGATACAAATGGGGCACCGTTTAGCTGCAGCTATTCTATTCATCTGGACAATCATCTTATTTGTAAAAATGATGAAAAATTATCGGCATCACAGGGTAATGTATTGGAGTTGGATTATTTCATTAGGGCTAATTTTTTCACAAGTATTTTTTGGAGCAATGATTATCTTTACCTTGTTAAATTTAGGCATTGCTTTATTACATGCATTCGTTATATCCTGTTTCTTTGCAATGCTCAGCTACTTTATTCTACTTGCAACAAGAAGTGCTAAAGATGAAAAAGAAAACCGAAATACCGAAAACGATACATCCTCTTTTAATAATTAA
- the cyoE gene encoding heme o synthase, translating to MNNVETPSSQLINEDAVSKEHKTTLLSDLKSLVKIGIVNSNLITAFAGFWLALHFTNASFQTHWGLFLLTMAGSALVIAGGCMLNNWYDVDIDPAMSRTKNRPTVTGRFSLPTVLWLGIGTTALGLILLLLTTVEAALIGFFGWFVYVVLYTIWSKRRYTLNTVVGSFSGAVPPLIGWAAVDPNFHLVPLVLFLIMFIWQTPHFLALAMKKTKEYKAAGIPMLPAVHGFGFTKRQIIVYIACLLPLPFFLAPLGTTFLVIATLLNVGWLIIGIRGFFAKNDLKWANTIFVYSINYLTILFLMMVVVTLPMFG from the coding sequence ATGAACAACGTGGAGACACCTTCTTCACAATTAATTAACGAAGATGCTGTCTCAAAAGAACATAAAACTACATTACTCTCTGATTTAAAATCATTGGTGAAAATTGGTATTGTTAACTCTAATTTAATCACAGCGTTTGCAGGTTTTTGGTTAGCGCTACACTTTACTAACGCTTCATTTCAGACGCATTGGGGCTTATTTTTGTTAACAATGGCTGGTAGCGCATTAGTTATCGCAGGAGGCTGTATGCTCAACAATTGGTATGACGTGGATATTGATCCTGCCATGTCAAGAACGAAGAATCGTCCTACGGTAACAGGGAGGTTTTCTCTTCCTACAGTTCTATGGTTAGGAATTGGAACTACTGCATTAGGTTTAATACTGTTGCTCTTAACGACAGTGGAAGCTGCTCTTATCGGTTTTTTTGGCTGGTTTGTGTATGTCGTATTATATACAATATGGTCGAAGAGAAGATACACACTTAATACTGTTGTTGGCAGTTTTTCTGGTGCTGTACCACCACTAATAGGCTGGGCTGCAGTCGATCCTAATTTCCATTTAGTTCCTTTGGTGTTGTTTTTAATTATGTTTATTTGGCAAACACCACATTTTCTTGCGTTAGCGATGAAAAAAACGAAAGAGTATAAGGCCGCAGGAATTCCGATGCTTCCTGCTGTGCATGGATTTGGATTTACAAAGAGACAAATCATTGTATACATTGCATGCTTACTACCGTTACCGTTCTTTTTAGCACCTCTGGGGACAACGTTTCTTGTAATTGCTACATTACTTAACGTTGGTTGGCTAATTATAGGTATTAGAGGTTTTTTTGCAAAGAACGATCTGAAATGGGCAAATACGATTTTTGTTTATTCAATAAATTACTTAACAATACTTTTTCTAATGATGGTTGTTGTAACATTACCTATGTTTGGTTAG